CGCCTCGTCGCGCGGCAGCGAACCCAGATCGGGCCGCTCGCCGAGCGCGCGCAGCCCGAGCGCGGTGATGTACTCGCCCGGGTAGCCGTTCTCGGGCGCAGGCTCGCTGAGGGCCGCGGCGAGCACCGACTCGCCGAACACATCCATCTGCGCGCCGGCGTCGTTCACGTAGAACTCGCTCACGAGCGTCGCGCCGCTGGCCTTCAGCACGCGAGCGAGCGAGTCGCCGAGCGCCGCCCAGCGCGTGTGCCCGATGTGCAGCGGCCCGGTGGGATTGGCGGACACGAACTCGAGGTTGATGGTCTGCCCGAGCATCGACTCGTTGTGCCCGTAGGTCTCGCCCGCCTCGACGATGGCACGCGCGAGCTCGCCCGCGGCACCCGCCTCAAGACGGATGTTGAGGAATCCGGGGCCGGCGACCTCGACCGCGGCGACACCCTCGATCGCGAGGATGCCGGGCACGAGCTCGTCGGCGAGGGTGCGCGGCGGCATCCCGACCCGCTTCGCCTGCTTGAGGGCGACGGAGGTGGCCCAGTCGCCGTGATCGCGGTTGCGGGGGCGCTCGAGCGCGATGTCGTCGACGGTGAGCTGGCCCGCGGCCTCGGCGTCGCGGCGCCCCACCGCGTCAACGACGACGGCGAGCAGGGCGGCGGCGAGCTGGGCGGGATTCATGAGGGTCGATCCTATCGGGCTGTCGCTGCCCGCCTCCCGCGGGCGGGAGGTCCACAATGGCCGCATGAGGCTCTCGCGAACGACCCCTGCCGTTGCCGCCGCGATCGTGCTGGCCACCGCGCTCGCCGGCTGCGTCGGCGGGCCCGAGGAGCCCCAGGAGACTCCCGTCGCGTCGCCGACCTCGACCCCGGCCGCGTCGCCCACGCCGACCAGCTCGCCGACCGAACAGCCCAACGACCTCGTGGTGCTGCCCTTCTCGATCCCGTGCGACGAGCTCGTCTCTGCCGATGCCCTCTACGAGTTCAACCCGAACGTGGGCGTCGACCCGCAACCGAGCGCGACCGGACTCGTGGCGACAATCGCCGAGGCGGGCGGCGTCACGTGCGGCTGGCTCAACCAGACGAGCGGCGACCGCATCTCGGTGGGCGTGCTCAAGCTCGACGCGGCGTCGCTCGATCGGGTGCGCGGCGATGCGGCGCGACGGGGCGAGCCCGAGACGCAGTACTTCGACGGCTACTTCCGCGAGGAGAACGGCGTCGGACACGCGGAGGATTTCGAGGGCAGCTACTGGATCGTGCTCGACTCCCCCGCCCTGCTGGGGGCCGACGAAGTCGGCTCCTTCCTGGCCGCGCTGCGGCCCGCGCTGCCCTGACGGCGCGCTAGCCGAGCGGCAGCAGGGCGCGCGCGTCCTCGTCGAGAAGCGCATCGGCCTCGGCGTGCACGTGCAGCCGCTGCAGGGTGAGCGACGTTCCGTCGTTGGCGAGAAACGCGGTATCAGCGGCGTCGCGCCCCGTCGCGATGCGCAGCATGCCCGTGCGCGGCGCGAGCCCCGTCGCATCGGCGACCACCCACTGCTCGTCGACGAGCGCCTCGACCACGGCGTGGAAGTCCATGGGCTGCAGCTGCGGGGCGTACACCGACACGACGCGAGCCGGAATGTCGGTCGCGCGCAGCACACCGGCGAGCAGGTGCGCGAAGTCTCGGCATACGCCCTGCCCGGTCGCGAGGATCTCGGGCAGCCCGTCGGTCGGCGACGTCGAACCCGGCGTGTAGGCGAGCCGACCCGCCACCCACTCGCGTGCGGCGAGAAGTCGCTCGCGCTCCGGCAGCGCGCACAGTCCCTCGATGATGCTCGCGTCGATGAGCGGCCCGGCGAGCTCGTCGGACTGCACGTAGCGGCTCGGCCGCACCGCGAGGATGCGCTCGGTCGAGTCGACCACGCGCGGAGCCCCGCGGCCCGTCACGGTGGCCGAGTAGCGGATCGTGAGCGGGCCTTCCGGGGCATCGGCGGTGTGCCAGCGCGTGCCGCTGAAGCCCACCACCTCGGTCATCGCGAGCGGGGCACCCCCCGCGGTGACCTCGAGCCGCTCGTCGATCATCAGCCCGGGTGCGCTCGACACCGCCACAGCCAGCACGATCGCCGTCGCCTCGCCGAGCGTCGCATCGATCTCGCAGCCGACCGTTCGGCGCATGCTGCGATCGATGTCCATGCCGTCAGCCTGGCACGGGACCAGGGCACCCGCGAGACCCGCTAGGCTGAACCCGCCTCCGTAGCTCAGGGGATAGAGCATCAGTTTCCGGTACTGAGGGTCGCAGGTTCGAATCCTGTCGGGGGCGCTGTGCCGATTGCTGCGCC
The sequence above is a segment of the Microcella humidisoli genome. Coding sequences within it:
- a CDS encoding transglutaminase-like domain-containing protein gives rise to the protein MDIDRSMRRTVGCEIDATLGEATAIVLAVAVSSAPGLMIDERLEVTAGGAPLAMTEVVGFSGTRWHTADAPEGPLTIRYSATVTGRGAPRVVDSTERILAVRPSRYVQSDELAGPLIDASIIEGLCALPERERLLAAREWVAGRLAYTPGSTSPTDGLPEILATGQGVCRDFAHLLAGVLRATDIPARVVSVYAPQLQPMDFHAVVEALVDEQWVVADATGLAPRTGMLRIATGRDAADTAFLANDGTSLTLQRLHVHAEADALLDEDARALLPLG